Proteins from a genomic interval of Papaver somniferum cultivar HN1 chromosome 4, ASM357369v1, whole genome shotgun sequence:
- the LOC113272009 gene encoding F-box protein CPR1-like, with amino-acid sequence MVCFSTGFFIGLVVRTINTTQHTFSEVIEAFSISDEKLIHVPLPEESTPLARRVCKSVGMLEDCLCLVVSMLDIRTDVWVMQKYRVRESWTKKITISQSAITKSCYPKLIWARNDDSSHRSSLSAANVTWVKLTWEPKFLLVSKVEFLKGIHVFHS; translated from the exons ATGGTCTGCTTTTCCACGGGGTTCTTCATTGGTTTGGTGGTACGTACGATTAATACCACCCAACATACTTTCTCTGAAGTTATAGAAGCTTTCAGTATTAGCGATGAGAAACTTATTCATGTGCCACTTCCTGAAGAATCCACTCCATTAGCTCGCAGAGTATGTAAAAGTGTGGGAATGTTGGAAGACTGCCTTTGCTTAGTTGTTAGCATGCTTGATATCCGTACTGATGTATGGGTGATGCAGAAGTATAGGGTGAGAGAATCTTGGACTAAGAAAATCACTATTTCCCAATCAGCCATCACCAAATCTTGTTATCCAAAGCTGATATGGGCTCGCAATGATG ATTCATCTCATAGGAGTAGTCTTTCAGCTGCAAATGTTACTTGGGTGAAGTTGACTTGGGAGCCAAAGTTTCTTTTGGTGAGTAAGGTGGAATTCCTGAAGGGTATTCATGTTTTCCACTCATAA